A section of the Pedobacter sp. HDW13 genome encodes:
- a CDS encoding 2-oxoglutarate dehydrogenase E1 component encodes MGSLSYLNGANAEYIDALYQSYQQDPESVEFGWQKFFEGFDFGRGSEATAVTVETPEQFLKEVNVLNLIDGYRSRGHLFTHTNPVRERRKHLPTLELSNFGLSDADLETVFNSGVELGIGAAKLKDIVAVLKQTYTHSIGAEYKFLRTPEVLNWIQQKMESVRNTPNFSIEEKKRILRKLNEAVSFENFLGTKFLGQKRFSLEGAEALIPALDSVIEKGAELGIEEFVIGMAHRGRLNVLANIMQKTYKDIFAEFEGKSYNPDTPFGGDVKYHLGYSTDVTTNAGKSVHLSLCPNPSHLETVDGVVEGMSRSKIDFKYGGDNSRLAPILIHGDASVAGQGIVYEVIQMAGLEGYKTGGTIHLVINNQIGFTTNYKDARTSTYCTDIAKVTLSPVFHVNGDDPEALVYAINLAMEYRQKYKNDVFIDILCYRRFGHNESDEPKFTQPLLYKTIEKHPNPREIYIEQLTKEGSLEAGLAKEMEKDFRGILQERLNEAKAFVAANTEVKFGGAWADLRMATPKDFEVSPVTAVKKTTLLEIGKRITTLPSNKKFFKKIEKLFVERTKMVNETHVFDWAMGEQLAYGTLLSEGKRVRLSGQDVERGTFSHRHAVLTLEDSEEEYVPLANISDQQAAFDIYNSHLSEYGVLGFEYGYAMANPNALTIWEAQFGDFFNGAQIVVDQYIASAETKWQRENGLVMLLPHGYEGQGPEHSSARIERFMELCADYNMQVVNCSTPANFFHVLRRQFKRDFRKPLVVFTPKSLLRHPACVSKLEEFTEGGFKEVIDDVNAKVADVNRIVFCSGKIYYELLEKQQADKLKHVALVRVEQLYPTPVDQMEAIQKKYKNAKEVFWVQEEPENMGAWPYLFRKLYKTALKGIDVISRRESSSTATGFAKQHANQQAYILAKAFEIPVTEDVKDIAKKATKKLVQID; translated from the coding sequence ATGGGTAGTTTATCTTATCTTAACGGCGCAAATGCCGAATATATAGATGCTTTATATCAGTCGTATCAGCAGGATCCTGAATCAGTTGAGTTTGGTTGGCAAAAGTTTTTTGAAGGTTTCGATTTTGGAAGAGGATCGGAAGCCACCGCAGTAACAGTAGAAACTCCGGAACAATTTTTAAAAGAGGTTAATGTACTTAACCTGATTGATGGCTACCGTAGCCGCGGTCACTTATTTACGCATACCAACCCGGTACGCGAAAGACGCAAACACTTACCAACTTTAGAACTTTCTAACTTCGGCTTATCTGATGCTGATTTGGAAACCGTTTTCAACTCTGGTGTTGAACTTGGTATTGGTGCAGCAAAACTGAAGGATATTGTTGCTGTTTTAAAACAAACATATACGCACTCTATTGGTGCCGAATATAAATTTTTGCGTACTCCTGAAGTGTTGAACTGGATTCAGCAAAAAATGGAAAGTGTGCGCAATACGCCTAATTTTTCTATCGAAGAGAAAAAACGCATCCTGCGTAAATTAAACGAAGCGGTAAGTTTCGAAAATTTCCTGGGTACAAAATTTTTAGGACAAAAACGTTTCTCATTAGAAGGAGCAGAAGCTTTAATCCCAGCACTTGATTCGGTAATCGAAAAAGGTGCAGAATTGGGTATTGAAGAGTTTGTAATTGGTATGGCTCACCGCGGTCGTTTAAACGTGTTGGCCAATATCATGCAAAAAACCTATAAAGATATTTTCGCCGAGTTTGAAGGTAAAAGCTACAACCCTGATACCCCATTTGGTGGCGACGTAAAATACCACTTAGGTTATTCTACCGATGTAACTACCAATGCTGGTAAAAGCGTTCACTTAAGTTTATGCCCAAATCCATCGCACTTAGAAACTGTTGATGGGGTGGTAGAAGGTATGAGCCGTTCTAAAATCGATTTTAAATACGGTGGCGACAATAGTCGTTTAGCGCCGATTTTGATTCATGGTGATGCATCAGTAGCCGGACAAGGTATTGTTTACGAAGTAATCCAGATGGCTGGTTTGGAAGGTTATAAAACCGGTGGCACCATTCACCTGGTAATTAACAACCAGATTGGTTTTACCACTAACTATAAAGATGCACGTACCAGTACTTACTGTACTGATATTGCCAAGGTAACTTTATCGCCTGTTTTTCACGTAAACGGCGATGATCCTGAGGCTTTGGTTTATGCCATTAACCTGGCAATGGAATACCGTCAGAAATATAAAAACGACGTTTTCATTGATATTCTTTGCTACCGTCGTTTCGGTCACAATGAGTCTGATGAGCCTAAATTCACTCAGCCTTTATTGTACAAAACAATTGAAAAACACCCTAACCCAAGGGAAATTTATATTGAGCAGTTAACTAAAGAAGGCTCGCTGGAGGCAGGTTTGGCAAAAGAAATGGAAAAAGATTTCCGTGGTATTTTGCAGGAACGTTTAAATGAAGCCAAGGCATTTGTTGCCGCCAACACCGAAGTTAAATTTGGTGGTGCATGGGCAGATTTACGTATGGCTACGCCTAAAGATTTCGAAGTTTCTCCGGTTACTGCTGTTAAAAAAACAACTTTACTTGAAATTGGTAAACGCATTACCACTTTACCATCAAATAAAAAGTTCTTCAAAAAAATCGAAAAACTATTTGTTGAGCGTACCAAAATGGTTAACGAAACACATGTTTTCGATTGGGCAATGGGCGAGCAACTGGCTTATGGTACTTTGTTGTCAGAAGGCAAACGTGTTCGTTTAAGTGGTCAGGATGTAGAACGTGGTACTTTCTCTCACCGTCATGCGGTTTTAACCTTAGAAGACAGCGAGGAAGAATATGTACCATTGGCTAACATTTCAGATCAGCAGGCTGCATTTGATATTTACAACTCGCACTTATCAGAATATGGTGTTTTAGGTTTCGAATATGGTTATGCCATGGCTAACCCGAATGCTTTAACCATCTGGGAAGCACAATTTGGCGATTTCTTTAACGGTGCGCAAATTGTTGTCGATCAGTATATCGCAAGTGCCGAAACCAAATGGCAACGTGAAAACGGTTTGGTAATGTTATTGCCTCACGGTTACGAAGGTCAGGGACCAGAGCACTCATCAGCACGTATTGAGCGTTTTATGGAGCTTTGTGCAGATTATAACATGCAGGTTGTAAACTGTTCTACTCCGGCTAACTTCTTCCACGTTTTACGTCGCCAGTTTAAACGCGATTTCCGTAAACCTTTGGTTGTATTTACGCCAAAAAGTTTATTGCGCCATCCGGCCTGTGTTTCTAAATTAGAAGAATTTACCGAAGGTGGTTTTAAAGAGGTAATTGACGATGTAAACGCTAAAGTTGCAGATGTAAACCGTATCGTTTTCTGTAGCGGTAAAATTTACTACGAATTACTGGAGAAACAACAAGCTGATAAATTGAAGCATGTAGCACTTGTTCGTGTAGAGCAATTGTATCCTACTCCGGTTGATCAGATGGAAGCCATCCAGAAAAAATATAAAAATGCCAAAGAAGTTTTCTGGGTACAGGAAGAACCTGAAAACATGGGTGCATGGCCATACTTGTTCCGCAAGTTGTACAAAACTGCCTTGAAAGGTATTGATGTAATTTCGAGAAGAGAGAGCAGCAGTACAGCTACAGGTTTTGCAAAACAACATGCCAACCAGCAAGCTTATATTTTAGCTAAAGCTTTCGAAATTCCGGTAACAGAAGATGTGAAAGATATTGCTAAAAAAGCAACAAAAAAATTAGTTCAAATCGATTAA
- the odhB gene encoding 2-oxoglutarate dehydrogenase complex dihydrolipoyllysine-residue succinyltransferase gives MSLEIKVPPVGESITEVVLSRWIKNDGDVVEMDEVIAELESDKATFELTAEQAGTLKTIAAEGDTLAIGAVVCKIEDGGAAPAKADAPKAEEKAVIAEEKTAAPVAEKSGESYATGTPSPAAGKILAEKGIDASAVKGTGVDGRITKDDAVKAEAGKKAEAPKASAPVAAAAPAGGRGERREKMSPLRRTVAKRLVAVKNETAMLTTFNEVNMKPIMDLRGKYKDQFKEKFGVGLGFMSFFTKAVTEALKDFPAVNGRIEGEELVYNDFADISIAVSAPKGLVVPVIRNAESMTLAQIEKSVLELALKARDSKLTIEEMTGGTFTITNGGVFGSMMSTPIINAPQSAILGMHNIVERPVAEKGEVVIRPMMYVALSYDHRIIDGRESVGFLVRVKQLLEDPARLLLGV, from the coding sequence ATGAGTTTAGAGATAAAAGTTCCACCTGTAGGTGAGTCGATAACAGAAGTTGTTTTATCACGTTGGATAAAAAACGATGGTGATGTTGTTGAAATGGATGAAGTGATAGCCGAATTAGAATCGGATAAGGCTACATTCGAATTAACTGCAGAACAAGCTGGAACTTTAAAAACCATAGCAGCCGAAGGCGATACTTTAGCCATTGGTGCAGTAGTTTGTAAAATTGAAGACGGTGGTGCAGCTCCTGCCAAAGCTGATGCGCCAAAAGCGGAAGAGAAAGCGGTTATTGCTGAAGAAAAAACTGCAGCTCCTGTTGCTGAAAAATCAGGTGAAAGCTATGCTACAGGTACTCCATCACCTGCTGCTGGTAAAATCCTTGCCGAAAAAGGCATCGATGCATCGGCTGTAAAAGGTACTGGTGTTGATGGTCGTATTACTAAAGATGATGCTGTTAAAGCAGAAGCTGGTAAAAAAGCCGAAGCTCCTAAAGCCAGCGCTCCTGTTGCTGCTGCAGCACCTGCTGGTGGCCGTGGCGAGCGTCGCGAAAAAATGTCGCCGTTGCGTAGAACAGTTGCAAAACGTTTGGTTGCTGTTAAAAATGAAACCGCAATGTTAACCACCTTTAACGAGGTTAACATGAAACCAATTATGGATTTACGCGGAAAATATAAAGATCAGTTTAAAGAGAAATTTGGTGTTGGTTTAGGTTTTATGAGCTTTTTTACTAAGGCTGTAACCGAAGCTTTAAAAGATTTCCCTGCTGTAAATGGTCGTATTGAAGGCGAAGAATTGGTTTACAATGATTTTGCCGATATTTCAATTGCCGTATCTGCTCCAAAAGGTTTAGTAGTTCCGGTTATCCGTAATGCAGAGAGCATGACTTTGGCACAGATTGAGAAATCGGTATTAGAGCTGGCTTTAAAAGCACGCGATAGCAAATTAACCATCGAAGAAATGACTGGCGGAACCTTTACTATCACCAACGGTGGTGTATTTGGTTCAATGATGTCGACCCCGATTATTAACGCGCCACAATCGGCTATTTTAGGTATGCACAACATTGTTGAGCGTCCGGTTGCTGAAAAAGGTGAAGTGGTAATTCGTCCGATGATGTACGTTGCTTTATCTTACGATCACAGAATTATCGACGGACGTGAGTCTGTAGGTTTCCTCGTTCGTGTGAAACAATTATTAGAAGATCCGGCTAGATTGTTACTAGGCGTTTAA
- a CDS encoding tetratricopeptide repeat-containing sensor histidine kinase, whose amino-acid sequence MKPLFSLLIVLLLFSCSKKENLEKKFHNPYYDLAKKYRDSGKPDSAFIQFNQAKEFGIQNRDSLSIASSLINMAILLTNAGDYFGGQETSLQANKYLNENNPKHHYYLGSNYNNLGIATYNLKDYNNSLKLYGSAIKFSDDSLDTRMYLNNEAKVYQEIKDYKSALNIYDQILAKTAKNEKEYARVLTNIAKTKWLQNPAYNPVPDFLKSLQIRKKENDLWGQNSSYAHLSDYYTLKQPDSALLYAHSMYNVAQNLKSATDQLEALQKLIKLSPPKETKHFFNVYETLNDSVQNARSAAKNQFALIRYETEKSKADFLKAQAENAEKQNDILRKNIGIGTLILLLIVGFILYRRRQKELKKEKELEVKKTELKYVKKVHDGVANKIYQVMSEVENDPEMSKTILADKLEVIYKISRDLSYENTDIDTKESFVKELLKMLYAYSSANVDIVIKGNDEELWANVNTTTKNEVYLILQNLMTNMDKHSGADNVSIKFERKDQQISVLYFDNGKGMQGAIKKNGLSNTETRIESILGRITFDTKPDKGLEIEFSFPI is encoded by the coding sequence TTGAAACCGCTCTTCTCATTACTCATTGTTTTACTGTTATTTTCTTGTTCAAAAAAAGAAAATCTAGAAAAGAAATTTCACAACCCATACTACGATTTAGCAAAAAAGTACAGGGACAGTGGGAAACCTGATAGTGCCTTTATACAATTTAATCAGGCAAAAGAATTTGGTATACAAAACAGAGATAGTTTAAGTATAGCTAGTAGTCTCATTAATATGGCCATATTGCTAACGAATGCAGGTGATTACTTTGGGGGGCAAGAAACTTCGCTTCAGGCAAATAAATATCTTAATGAAAACAATCCGAAACACCATTATTACCTCGGATCAAATTATAATAATTTAGGTATTGCGACCTATAATTTAAAGGATTACAACAATTCTTTAAAACTATATGGATCAGCCATCAAGTTCTCTGATGATTCTTTAGATACCCGTATGTATTTAAATAATGAAGCTAAAGTGTACCAAGAAATAAAGGACTATAAATCTGCATTAAACATATATGATCAGATATTAGCAAAAACCGCTAAAAATGAGAAAGAATATGCCCGCGTATTAACCAATATTGCTAAGACAAAATGGCTTCAAAACCCGGCATATAATCCTGTCCCAGACTTTTTGAAATCATTACAGATTCGAAAAAAAGAAAATGATTTATGGGGACAAAATTCAAGCTATGCCCATCTCTCCGACTATTATACTTTAAAACAGCCAGATAGTGCACTTCTTTATGCACACAGCATGTATAACGTGGCGCAAAATTTAAAAAGTGCGACCGATCAATTAGAAGCTTTACAAAAACTCATTAAACTAAGCCCTCCAAAAGAAACAAAACATTTTTTTAACGTATATGAAACACTAAATGATAGTGTTCAGAATGCCCGTAGCGCAGCCAAAAATCAATTTGCCCTTATCCGTTACGAAACGGAGAAGAGCAAGGCCGATTTTCTAAAAGCCCAGGCAGAAAATGCAGAAAAACAAAATGATATCCTCCGCAAAAATATTGGCATAGGAACCTTAATACTCCTTTTAATAGTGGGTTTCATCCTATACAGAAGAAGACAAAAAGAGCTTAAGAAAGAAAAAGAACTGGAAGTTAAAAAAACAGAACTCAAATATGTTAAAAAAGTTCACGATGGTGTTGCCAATAAAATATATCAGGTAATGTCGGAAGTAGAAAATGATCCGGAAATGAGTAAAACCATATTGGCAGACAAACTTGAAGTTATTTACAAAATATCCAGAGATCTTTCATACGAAAACACCGATATCGATACTAAAGAAAGTTTTGTTAAAGAGCTATTGAAAATGTTATATGCCTATTCTTCAGCCAATGTTGATATTGTAATAAAAGGTAACGACGAAGAACTATGGGCAAATGTGAATACAACTACAAAAAATGAGGTTTATCTGATCCTGCAAAACCTCATGACGAATATGGATAAACACAGTGGAGCAGATAACGTGAGTATCAAATTTGAAAGAAAGGATCAGCAGATAAGCGTTTTATATTTTGATAATGGAAAAGGAATGCAGGGAGCGATCAAGAAAAATGGTTTAAGCAATACGGAAACCCGTATTGAAAGTATTTTAGGCCGCATTACTTTTGACACCAAGCCTGATAAAGGCCTTGAAATTGAATTCTCATTTCCAATTTAA
- a CDS encoding FAD-binding domain-containing protein, translating into MQQAATTKNLILASKLSAWLAMGSLSPRKVYWEIKKMEGVPNTKAMFNHILLGLLWRDYFRFMFKKYGNTFFNPDGFGSQGLVDVSNEQENFNKWRSGQTGFAVVDAVMTELNQTGFISNIARQTAALYLINNLEVSWIFGAAYFEEKLIDYNPASNWGNWANVAGVGNDQKSKSVFDLDKNIKNLDPKGNYATIWAS; encoded by the coding sequence ATGCAACAGGCTGCTACTACCAAGAATTTAATTTTAGCGTCGAAATTATCGGCATGGCTGGCCATGGGCAGCTTATCGCCGCGTAAGGTGTACTGGGAAATTAAAAAAATGGAAGGTGTGCCTAATACCAAAGCCATGTTTAACCATATTTTATTGGGATTGTTGTGGAGAGATTATTTCCGTTTCATGTTTAAGAAATATGGCAATACCTTTTTTAATCCGGATGGATTTGGAAGCCAGGGTTTGGTCGATGTATCAAACGAACAGGAGAATTTTAATAAATGGCGTAGTGGACAAACAGGCTTTGCGGTAGTTGATGCAGTAATGACGGAGTTAAACCAAACAGGTTTTATTTCGAACATTGCCCGCCAAACAGCCGCACTTTACCTGATTAATAATTTGGAGGTGAGCTGGATTTTTGGAGCGGCTTATTTTGAAGAAAAACTGATCGATTACAATCCGGCCAGTAACTGGGGTAATTGGGCCAATGTGGCAGGGGTTGGTAACGATCAAAAATCGAAAAGTGTTTTCGATCTCGATAAAAACATTAAGAACCTCGATCCGAAAGGTAACTATGCTACCATCTGGGCTTCGTAG
- a CDS encoding TIGR01777 family oxidoreductase: protein MAKKILITGATGLVGTALKKQLLSKGYEVNTLSRKSSKDPNNFIWDVYQGTIDGACIAGVDAVVHLAGEAVADKKWTAERKQQIIDSRVKSTELLFSAIKSTPVHQIKSFISSSAVGYYGDCGDEILTEESPNGYGFLAECCKLWEDAVDEGKKLSLRIVKLRTGIVLSTQGGALPQLDQPVKLFAAAALGTGKQWTPWLHIDDMVEMYIEAIENPKMEGSYNACAPFPVTNKALTKAIAKHLHRPFWPIHVPKAILNLLLGERTEAVLMSNNTSAQKILDASFTFRFTHLDDALKALYGG, encoded by the coding sequence ATGGCGAAGAAGATACTGATTACGGGGGCTACCGGACTTGTTGGCACAGCACTGAAAAAACAACTGTTAAGTAAGGGTTATGAAGTGAATACCCTGTCGCGGAAAAGCAGCAAAGATCCAAATAATTTTATCTGGGATGTTTATCAGGGAACAATCGATGGTGCTTGCATTGCGGGTGTAGATGCAGTGGTGCATTTAGCCGGCGAAGCGGTTGCCGATAAAAAGTGGACAGCTGAACGCAAGCAACAGATTATAGATAGTCGCGTAAAATCGACCGAACTACTTTTCAGTGCCATAAAATCGACTCCTGTCCATCAGATCAAATCTTTCATTTCTTCATCGGCAGTAGGGTATTACGGCGATTGCGGCGATGAAATATTAACGGAAGAAAGCCCGAACGGTTACGGTTTTTTAGCTGAATGCTGTAAACTTTGGGAAGATGCTGTAGATGAAGGAAAAAAACTTAGCCTGCGCATTGTTAAATTACGTACCGGCATTGTGTTGAGTACCCAGGGCGGCGCATTGCCACAGCTCGACCAACCGGTAAAGTTATTTGCCGCCGCAGCTTTGGGCACAGGCAAACAATGGACGCCGTGGTTGCATATTGATGATATGGTTGAAATGTATATCGAAGCCATCGAAAACCCTAAAATGGAAGGGAGTTACAATGCCTGCGCGCCTTTTCCGGTTACCAATAAAGCACTTACCAAAGCTATTGCCAAGCACCTGCACCGCCCTTTCTGGCCAATACACGTACCAAAGGCGATACTAAACTTATTATTAGGCGAGCGTACTGAAGCCGTTTTAATGAGCAACAATACATCTGCGCAAAAAATTCTGGATGCTAGCTTTACATTCAGGTTTACACATTTGGATGATGCACTGAAGGCGCTTTACGGAGGTTAA
- a CDS encoding DUF2809 domain-containing protein, producing MKLTFNSKFLFITLTIFIIEVLIGKYLNDPFIRPFGGDVLVVVLIYAFLRIFLKVNNKNLALGVLIFSFIIEFLQKVNYVAWFGLENNKLMCTLMGTSFSVYDLLAYFAGYLICLCFKD from the coding sequence ATGAAATTAACATTCAACTCCAAATTCCTTTTTATTACTCTCACTATTTTTATAATTGAGGTTTTAATCGGCAAGTATCTCAACGATCCCTTCATACGGCCGTTTGGTGGCGATGTGCTGGTTGTTGTCCTGATTTATGCCTTCCTTAGGATTTTCCTTAAAGTCAATAACAAGAACCTGGCTTTAGGTGTCTTAATTTTTTCTTTTATTATTGAGTTTCTCCAAAAGGTAAATTATGTTGCATGGTTTGGTTTGGAAAATAATAAGCTGATGTGCACGCTCATGGGTACGTCTTTTAGTGTGTACGATCTGCTTGCTTATTTTGCAGGTTACCTGATCTGTTTGTGTTTTAAAGATTAA